TAGCAAGTTCTGgatcatttaatttgtCAATAATTAAAGAGAGAGCTTTTTTTGTTTCCCCAATTCTACCCCATAGATATATTAACTCAGAATAATTACCTGGGTTTGCGGTACAAAGTTTAATTGCCTTTTCTATATCATAGctagatttatttttaagtAATCCCAATAAAGCATCTCTCTCATAGCGTGCatataattctaaaatatcatcttcaaatgGGGCTGTCAGTAAAGGTTCGGATTCTGATACCTCTTtaagaaatagaaataaaataacttttaattcttttggTTCAGACAAGTAGTTAATTATTATGTTTAATGGAATCGATCTACAATTTTGaactaataatgaaatagaaggtttaaaaatttgctgaattttttctaaGGAGAATCTCTCAAGATCttgtaattgaatatttttcgAGCTGATAGGGATTAAAATAATGtctagaaaataattactAAATTGcacaaataaattttgttCATATAAAAGAGTTAACGCTTCTGGATATTTTAATCGAATCATATGAGGAATAGCTTTCAAAAACtttttctgttttaaatataaatatatcagCTCATCAGAAAAGTCTTTTTGATAATCAGATTTAGTACTAATTATCTCTTCCAGTAGATCCTCAATTTTTGCCGTTGTAAAAATATCTGTAGCCCATTTGTGTATTAATTCATGGAAAATCTTCGTATTTCTTGTATTTAGATAATGCTCTAGTAATGAGTCATAAACGTATGAGCTTAGTTGAGGAGATTCAGGAActgaatttattattatatcgATTTTGTCCctgttcaaaatatctaaaatGACAGTTTCCCAAGAACTTATCACAAAGTTTTTGTACTCAGATTCAATATTgtcatcatcaatattaGCTTCTCGAAATACATCCAATATAGTATTGGGTAAATTTAGCCAGTATTCTTGTTCAGTTAATTGTTGAATATATTGTAATCCAACTTGCAACCGTTGACGATCATCGACAACGTACTTACCAATTTTCCAAGCCCTATCAAACTTTGATCGTTCAATATACCAATcataatgattttttaaagataattcttcaattaaaattgaatcatttggtgatataaatataaaatttgaatttgtttcAGACGCCACTCTCCCAAGATGGTAGTCATTAAttgttaaattttgaaagttTTTGGATATAATTTGATCGGTATATATTTCTTCTCCAGTTATAGattctataatttttagCTCTGGTGGAGGGGTACTCTTCTTTAGGTCTTCTGAAGGTAAGGGAAATGCTAGCATTAGCAATTGATCATctttaaaagatgaaattgaatttattagaaaatcacatttcaaaaaattttcctGCTCTATCTTTTTATCAGATACTGATGATTTTAAGGTTGATGCAGCAGATGATAATAGAgaattcattaaatgagTGTTACCTCCAGGGCTTGAATCAGTTCCAAAAATTGAAAGCTTAAAGAACCAAATATAAGATGACCAcgaaattattattctgtCATTTTCTGGGAAGCACACATAAGGTTTATATAAGTCTGGTCTAATATAATGATCTTCAGGGAATTTTGTGgttaataatactttttttgtATGGATGTCAACGAAAGTAATTCCTAAATCATTCATCCAAAATAATACATCATGTAACATATAAATACCTAAAATTGGTCCAGCTTGGGTTTTATTTAAGTTAATATCTAATCTGTTACCCAACCAGTTTTTAGTTGACATCACAACATTGCCGGCATTCCCTCCAGACATAAATATCCTTGTAGTTTTATAGTCTGTGGATAATACTACAGA
The window above is part of the Henningerozyma blattae CBS 6284 chromosome 2, complete genome genome. Proteins encoded here:
- the VPS41 gene encoding Vps41p (similar to Saccharomyces cerevisiae VPS41 (YDR080W); ancestral locus Anc_8.212); its protein translation is MKPKNYTSPQKVKLNKDPKLLDINEENEVKDFDRKQQDKISEEKHLANTQYKKNPVIQTDRIPSSPTHSVISSNKDIKKYIYDNNDNTSPQLVQPTMNRDQSLDKDNVVVESPTKHKINCDTEEQAVEEEEDAIEEENTAKNFEQDSEEDSEEDDTDESSEDEADSNSEDGDDDDDDDDEEEEEEEEEEEEDQPPLLHYSRIKSFPKSLFSARDSISACYFHSKFFAYGTHSGVLYIVEPTTEKFTPILTLKCHRSSILCITTDSTGSYFATASIDGTIVIGSIFERRENDTIAYDFKRPLNSVVLSTDYKTTRIFMSGGNAGNVVMSTKNWLGNRLDINLNKTQAGPILGIYMLHDVLFWMNDLGITFVDIHTKKVLLTTKFPEDHYIRPDLYKPYVCFPENDRIIISWSSYIWFFKLSIFGTDSSPGGNTHLMNSLLSSAASTLKSSVSDKKIEQENFLKCDFLINSISSFKDDQLLMLAFPLPSEDLKKSTPPPELKIIESITGEEIYTDQIISKNFQNLTINDYHLGRVASETNSNFIFISPNDSILIEELSLKNHYDWYIERSKFDRAWKIGKYVVDDRQRLQVGLQYIQQLTEQEYWLNLPNTILDVFREANIDDDNIESEYKNFVISSWETVILDILNRDKIDIIINSVPESPQLSSYVYDSLLEHYLNTRNTKIFHELIHKWATDIFTTAKIEDLLEEIISTKSDYQKDFSDELIYLYLKQKKFLKAIPHMIRLKYPEALTLLYEQNLFVQFSNYFLDIILIPISSKNIQLQDLERFSLEKIQQIFKPSISLLVQNCRSIPLNIIINYLSEPKELKVILFLFLKEVSESEPLLTAPFEDDILELYARYERDALLGLLKNKSSYDIEKAIKLCTANPGNYSELIYLWGRIGETKKALSLIIDKLNDPELAIGFVKQWGDPSLWEFMISYSMDKPKFVHALLNFPDESGKTYLEVIKEIPNNMELDDLQPTLLRIEKENSVSLKVNNNIFKIVNDDTSEYANEFLKIRNMGKLFDITNEDQV